A genomic region of Trifolium pratense cultivar HEN17-A07 linkage group LG3, ARS_RC_1.1, whole genome shotgun sequence contains the following coding sequences:
- the LOC123916738 gene encoding uncharacterized protein LOC123916738 isoform X1 yields the protein MAFLFQKFQEAVKTLAKSPTFAFARDPRQLQFEVDLNRLFLYTSYNRLGKNASEADAEEIIEMASKASVADQQMVVQENVHSQIKAFCTIMDEVLLPNEKILSDDFFKLSQQTNILPQHSVLSSANGVPKQRPISQAELSQKLKDELGYTLNVKRSQISHKDAGQGLFLDGVVDVGAVVAFYPGLVYSPAYYDHIPGYLDEQNPYLITRHDGTVIDAQPWGRGGDRKEPWNGGKMVDEKGSQVDNSDDVLERRSPLALAHFANHPSKGMLPNVMICPYDFPLIENDMRAYIPNILYGNEEVNMKRFGSLWFKSRVPRNSESHVPTTLKTVVLVATRVLQDEELLLNYRLSNTKQLPEWYAPVDEEEITER from the exons GCTGTGAAAACTCTTGCAAAAAGTCCCACTTTTGCTTTTGCTAGGGATCCAAGACAACTACAGTTTGAAGTTGATCTTAATCGTTTGTTCCTTTATACAAG CTATAATCGATTGGGGAAGAATGCTAGCGAAGCAGATGCAGAAGAGATTATTGAAATGGCCAGTAAAGCCTCTGTTGCTGATCAACAAATGGTAGTACAAGAAAATGTTCATTCTCAAATTAAAGCATTTTGCACGATTATGGATGAAGTTCTTCTTCCAAATGAAAAGATACTGAGTGACGACTTCTTCAAGTTATctcaacaaacaaacattttACCTCAACATAGTGTGCTTAGTTCTGCCAATG GTGTCCCAAAACAAAGACCGATAAGCCAAGCTGAACTTTCTCAGAAACTGAAGGATGAACTTGGCTACACACTCAATGTTAAACGTTCTCAAATATCTCACAAGGACGCTGGCCAAGGTCTATTTTTAGATGGTGTTGTAGATGTTGGTGCTGTGGTAGCCTTTTATCCGGGATTAGTCTACTCCCCGGCTTATTATGATCATATCCCTGGATATCTTGATGAACAAAACCCCTATTTGATTACAAGACATGATGGGACTGTCATCGACGCCCAACCTTGGGGTCGTGGAGGTGACAGGAAAGAACCGTGGAATGGTGGAAAAATGGTAGATGAGAAAGGGTCTCAAGTAGATAATAGTGATGATGTACTCGAGCGTAGAAGTCCATTAGCGTTGGCACATTTTGCTAATCATCCTTCAAAAGGGATGCTACCAAATGTCATGATCTGCCCTTATGATTTTCCGTTGATTGAAAATGACATGAGAGCTTACATTCCTAATATATTATATGGAAATGAAGAAGTAAATATGAAGAGATTTGGCAGTTTATGGTTCAAATCTAGAGTTCCAAGGAATAGTGAATCACATGTTCCTACTACTTTGAAAACTGTTGTTTTGGTAGCAACTAGGGTTCTTCAAGATGAGGAACTTCTCTTGAACTACAGGTTGAGCAACACTAAGCAGTTGCCGGAATGGTATGCTCCAGTCGATGAAGAAGAGATCACAGAAAGGTGA
- the LOC123916738 gene encoding uncharacterized protein LOC123916738 isoform X2, translated as MASKASVADQQMVVQENVHSQIKAFCTIMDEVLLPNEKILSDDFFKLSQQTNILPQHSVLSSANGVPKQRPISQAELSQKLKDELGYTLNVKRSQISHKDAGQGLFLDGVVDVGAVVAFYPGLVYSPAYYDHIPGYLDEQNPYLITRHDGTVIDAQPWGRGGDRKEPWNGGKMVDEKGSQVDNSDDVLERRSPLALAHFANHPSKGMLPNVMICPYDFPLIENDMRAYIPNILYGNEEVNMKRFGSLWFKSRVPRNSESHVPTTLKTVVLVATRVLQDEELLLNYRLSNTKQLPEWYAPVDEEEITER; from the exons ATGGCCAGTAAAGCCTCTGTTGCTGATCAACAAATGGTAGTACAAGAAAATGTTCATTCTCAAATTAAAGCATTTTGCACGATTATGGATGAAGTTCTTCTTCCAAATGAAAAGATACTGAGTGACGACTTCTTCAAGTTATctcaacaaacaaacattttACCTCAACATAGTGTGCTTAGTTCTGCCAATG GTGTCCCAAAACAAAGACCGATAAGCCAAGCTGAACTTTCTCAGAAACTGAAGGATGAACTTGGCTACACACTCAATGTTAAACGTTCTCAAATATCTCACAAGGACGCTGGCCAAGGTCTATTTTTAGATGGTGTTGTAGATGTTGGTGCTGTGGTAGCCTTTTATCCGGGATTAGTCTACTCCCCGGCTTATTATGATCATATCCCTGGATATCTTGATGAACAAAACCCCTATTTGATTACAAGACATGATGGGACTGTCATCGACGCCCAACCTTGGGGTCGTGGAGGTGACAGGAAAGAACCGTGGAATGGTGGAAAAATGGTAGATGAGAAAGGGTCTCAAGTAGATAATAGTGATGATGTACTCGAGCGTAGAAGTCCATTAGCGTTGGCACATTTTGCTAATCATCCTTCAAAAGGGATGCTACCAAATGTCATGATCTGCCCTTATGATTTTCCGTTGATTGAAAATGACATGAGAGCTTACATTCCTAATATATTATATGGAAATGAAGAAGTAAATATGAAGAGATTTGGCAGTTTATGGTTCAAATCTAGAGTTCCAAGGAATAGTGAATCACATGTTCCTACTACTTTGAAAACTGTTGTTTTGGTAGCAACTAGGGTTCTTCAAGATGAGGAACTTCTCTTGAACTACAGGTTGAGCAACACTAAGCAGTTGCCGGAATGGTATGCTCCAGTCGATGAAGAAGAGATCACAGAAAGGTGA